The stretch of DNA GAGGTATCGTGCCGATGCGGAGGTGGACGTAACCTTTGCAGCGGGATAAGGTCAACTGGAGGGACCAGTTGAGGGGCGTTTGGGCGAGGGAGGGTGGTGACGACGAAGATAAATAAATCGATAAACATTTTCTATGGGGGAGGAGATAATACATGTGGGTGTGAGCGTGTGTGTCAGTTTGTCATTTGAGGGGTGCTGACACGTATGAAACCTAGGAAATTCAGCAGGAGCGAAATTTGAATGTGTGCACTGACAGTGGTAAGTGGAGTCTCTCTAAACTGATCCTCCTTTCGAAAGATAATGCTGAAAACACACTAACAGTTTCAACGGACTAATACTCCACTTGTGCTGCCCGTGcaatttttgaaaaaaactCTCCCGGCGGCGCCCGGTGCTGCCCCCAGAGATACGAGGGGTTGTAGCCGTTTATTTTACAAGTCAATTGTGTTCCGACTGCTTTCTCTCAcggttttctctttccttcctgcTGCTTGGCTGGATCGTAAGATGTAGgacgaagggaaagaaagtgataACCTATCCGACCTTTCGATTTCTTGTTGCGCGTGGCATATAAAAGGGGGTTGCATTCATATACCGACAGCGAAGCAGACGCGCGAGCAGACTTAGAGGTGGTTGTAAGTGTGCACGTGAACGCCCGCTGCTACCTTTGCAAACTACAGCCACGGTATctgatcttttttttggcgTGTTGATTGATTAGATTCCCCGTTTATCGGTCGCGACGTTAGGCGCGCGGGCTTACGTTAGCGACTTAATCTCATATTCTTTGATCTTACCCCTTCCACTTCAGTAGGctggaaggaagaggagttgaGAATAGGGTCGAGAAGGAAAGTGCTTAAGAGCTGTAAAACGCAAGGCGTCTGAAGGCTTTGCCTCTCTAGGGAGTATTTTGAACCTTGTTTAGCCGTGGCACCAAAAtaccgtgtgtgtgtgtgtgcacgcgtcgtcatcatcatcagttCATCGGTACACATCATTACTGCAGGCACGTGCCCCGACTGGGTGGCGTCATTTCCGTTACACACGACAACTCGTTCCCACTGTAGACCAACGCTCACCTGCGAGAGTGCAGGAGAGAGATGCAACGTGCCCAGATTCTCAAAGCGGGCGCAGTTTGCGCCGGTCGTCGAGAGAAATGCTCGGCAACCTCCTCCGCATCCTCGGGCTCTTCACCGAAAACAAACAGTTCAGGTACTTTACAGGTTTGTCGAGGGCGGCAACGGACTGTTAGTGAAGCACCATCCACCCCAGGAAGCGAGGGTATACGGTTCGGGGTTCAAGGATCCCTTCGAAGATTTTGGAATAGTCGTTCACAGTCAGGGAAGCCCATTGCTACCGATGCTTCCGTTGATGGGAAGTGCACAAGCATAACGACCGATGAGGTGAAAGTGCCGTCTTCCGTCTCCGTTTCCTCGCCTATCCACGTGTGTGACGATGTGGTTACCACGAAGGGTGACTGTGGGTTAGTGTGCACTGGGACTCAAACTAGCGTGGAGTTTTGTCGACATCTCAGTTTGCAGCAATGCGGTGTGGCCGTTGAGCACGGCGTTGATTCAAGTCTTCACAGCGAGGGATTGCTCCCAAAGCTGCGGTACGGCTCGAGGCGAATGGTTAAGCGACTGATGAGACGTCTTCGGTTGCCAAGTACCTGGGAGGCAACACTCATTCACTCACTTAACGAGGCCAGAGGGAATCCACACACTGTCGCTGCCGCATTAACCAAGCAGCTGGATAGCAGTTGCGGGAAGTTAGTGTTACTTCCGCCTATAACGGCTGTGGGTGGGGAGAATCTGGAGTGTTGTAGAACACAATATAACACACAACGTACTGATGAAGTACCTCGTGTGCAGGGTGGGGAAGGTGTTTCGGATGAAATCACGCATAGTCCCGTGCGGCGTATGGATGGTGCCCCGCCATTGACTGTCGGAGAGGTAAGTGGTGCGCAGCCCAACAAGCAGAGGGCTTTCCCCTTGCAAACCACGAATGCATCGGCAGAGGACTCAAATTTATCGGCATGTGTATCCGGGAATACACCCGAAGGTCCGGCGCGTCCGTCGTTCGGTGGTCTTGACCTGGACACCGGCGTGGGTGCCGTGGGCAGGAAGGGTTCCATTGTGGGAACACCGTCGGGATCTAGCGAGAATCAGCCAGGGGACGCGAACAAAACCTCGACCCTAAGGACGAAAGGTGCCTCCACCGCCGCCTCCGGGGGATTGCCGTTGAGAGCACCACGGGTAGGGGAAGACTTTCAGTTACAGGAGGTGTGTAAAGTAAACGCACCGTTTGCGGATGGTTCGTTGCGGACTGACTCCATTTTTCAGTTGCCGGGCCTGTCGTGCAGGGAAACACCATCATGTGAGCAGAGTTTGCCAAAGGCGGGCCTGGAGTTGTCGTTGTCAACTGACAATAAGGAAGCGAGTCGTATGGAGGGCGTCGGCGGCGCATACTTCTccggggggaaggggggcgCATGTCCTTCAGAGAAGTTCTGGACATCGAGTCGCTCAGTTGATGAAGCAAACCCGGTGGACCCATTTGCAACGGACGGGACATTAAACCGTGCTGTTCTTCAGAAGACTGCGTTTGCTACACCCTTAACTCCTCCATTGATCAGTGCAGCAGCTACCGAAGAAGGATGTGTGCCTCCGCCACCCACGCTCAGCGTAGGAACCACCGAGGACAAAGGCATTCCCTCAttaccgccaccaccaccgccgccaccaccgcctGTTCGAGGGAAAGTACCGGAAAACCGCCGGTGTTGTAAAACGCGCAGTGTTCCCATAGATAAAACACAATACATCGCGGGGAGCTCGGCGTTTTGCGCGAGTGAGCCTGTTAACCTGCCTGGAgatttttttcaaattctCGCGGAGGAATTCAAGCTTGCCGAATCCTCCTCCACAAGGAAAGCGCCGGGTTTGGTAGCAGAGACCATTGTCAGTACAGATCGCGAGAAAAACGTTGGCGTGGTGCTGCGTGTTCTTCGGCTTCCTGTGAGTACCATCGAAGAGTGCGTACGCAGTTTCGACGATGATACGCTATCGGAGGAGTGTGTAGCTAGTTTGGCCAAAGTAATTCCCACAAAGGAAGAGAGGCGTTTGGTTGAATCGTGGATTAATCAAGACCCTGCTGTTGAGGCATGTAAGTTGCATCGATTGAGTACGGTGTCCCAGTTTTTCGTTATGTGCGTCTCAGTTGACTTGTACGCTGAGCGTATAGAATGCTGGAACATGCGAAACGAATTTAATTGCCGCGTTGAGGATCTTGAACAGAAACTGAAGCGTGCTCATGACGGCATTCGGGCGGCCCTGGACACTAAACGTCTGCCAAGGGTTCTTCAGTATATTTTAGCGATCGGCAACTTTCTAAACGCTGGTAGCAGGTATGAAGATGCAAAAGGATTTTCGATCTCCCAGCTTGACCAGATAATACAGTTCCCGACTACGGACAGAAAGCGTACTTTACTGGAGCATGCTGTGATGGTCATTGAGCGATGCGAACCAGACTTGCACCGATTTACACAAGAGTTGCTACCGAAGGTGGAGTACGCAGGTGGCTTTGACACGGTCGGCGTCACCAGTGAAATTCAGTACCTTCGAGAACGATTGGAAAAATGCGTGACGCTGGTTCATACTATTGCAGAAGATAATCCCTGGACTTCAAAACTTGACCCTTTTTTACGTAGTGCCCTACCTGCAATGGAACGTATCGAGCAGCATCACAGTGACTTAGAGGCTGTTAGCGAAGAATTGGCGATCTTCTTTTGCGAGGACCCAAAGACGTTCCCCATGAACAAAGTCATGCGATGCCTCTCGAGTTTTGCGAAAAGGTACGATGGGAAGAGGGCCCTATTGcaggggaggaaaatgaacccTTCTAAGAACCCCCGTCGTGCAATTAGAAGTTAAAATGGGTGTGGAGAAGTGAAGGTTGAATTGGCCCCATGCCGCCGCCCGGAGAGACGTGAGTAAATGCTCTCTGTCACTTGCAGCGGAAGCGGACCGTCGCATATGTTCAGCTAGCGGTCGCGGTTTAGTGATATGACGTTTACCAGGGTACGCGGAGTGCAACGTGAGCATGAGCATTTTTCGTTTCCGTGTCGACAACTATGGTTTGTAGAGGTCCTCATCCACATAcaccactgttttttttaaattctatATGTCTTTGTGGATGTTGTGGAGATGCTTACGTAGCGAGATAATTCGCCGCGAGGAACAGGGATGGATCCCGCAAGGAGTACATCACTCTTGAAGTTTGACAACAGTGTTTCATATTTGCTgctaagtgtgtgtgtgcatgtgtggtAGTTGGAAAAATATGCAATGAAGGGAGAGGCGAGTGCCCAGATTTTCAAATCAACtagaaaaagagataaaaagcaagaaacaaCGTGAAAAGTTAAAAGTGGTCTTGTTGTAAATCCAAAAGTGTTGCAACCTTCGTATTTACGCCTAAAGTGCATTTGTATTTCTATATTTGTTTCAACAGCGCAGcacttgctgctgttttttttattactccCCACTGGGTTTGGGACCCTTAAAGTCATTGTCCACGTGTTCGCCATTTATTTTCATTCACTTTTCGCTTTGGTTATTTTCGTTCATACAAATGCAATTATTAATGTTGTTACATTGAGTGTCACCCTAACAACTTTTTCCATTATACATTCTCTTGTTATTCCgtgcataattttttttttttgcgtatggttcgtgtgtgtgtaaccGCGTTATTTATACCGTTCTGTTTAAAGATCTATTAGCTCAGATTTCCGGTGACCAGTTGGACTCTAGGTTGTGCTGAAGGGTTAAACTTGCTTGTTTCACGGAGAAAAGAGCCCTTCCATCCAGTTCCAACGAACACCCCATTTTCACAGAAActtgatttttctttcacttcacCGTGTACGTCAgtcttgttttcattttaaCTTTACTGACTTGCTTTGTCATGCATAGTTTCCCTTTGAGTGTAGAGTGCGCGCTAGGAAGAGTGGAGGTGGTGAACATGATACCTGTGGTTTCGAAATGTTGTCCTGCCATCATGTTATTGAGGTAATGTTACGCTGTTACCCCAATTGGTGTACATTTGCGATAACACTGACTCATTGTGAAACTGCTTCCCcttgctttattttcttgttcttgttcatcctttttttttctactaatTTTTCTCGATTTTGCGAGGCAGTGGTTGGGTCGCCTGCGGGAAATACCGTTTAAGGGCCCAGGAGAGAAGGCAGGTTGTCCTCGGTTTACCTCTGTGCTTCATAAATCAGCAACTCATGCGCGTGCGAACAAAGCGAGAAGGCGTTAGCAACAACTTTGGAAGCGCTTATGTCAACTGTGAAATCATCAGTGCCTTCATcaagcaaaaaagggaggaaaactcCTCCTCTGGACTTTGTCCGTCCGCGCACACCGCTGTAGAGTGGAGTATCCGAGCTGGTTCCCGAAcagcatttttgcttcacgAGGTTCCCATATCCTGTGGACCGTCATCTCCCGTTGGTAAGGAGTGTGGTGCACCTGAAAACAATGACAATTCCGTCGAGAATGGCGACACCGGGACATATAAGTTGGTAATAGGTGACGAAGTTGTGTCTGCCATAATGAGTGCAGACGATGAGTTGGATCGGTCCGATGCTTTGCGTCTCCTTTCGCAAAAGCTTTGTGAAGTCTTTCGCATACCTGTGGGGATCACCACGGGCGACAACAGCCACGGTAATTGCCTGTGGAGTGAGGAGGGTTCGTGTTCAGTGTTGACACCACAAGAATTACGGGAGCTACCCTCACGCTGGATAATGCAGAGCCTAAACGAAGCCACCGTGGCGAGTTCACACCGTAACGGCGTTACACTTCTTGATTGTGGCGCAACAGTGTGTTTGAAGTCAGAGGTTCTCAATGACGAGCCAA from Trypanosoma brucei brucei TREU927 chromosome 5, complete sequence encodes:
- a CDS encoding formin, putative, producing the protein MQRAQILKAGAVCAGRREKCSATSSASSGSSPKTNSSGTLQVCRGRQRTVSEAPSTPGSEGIRFGVQGSLRRFWNSRSQSGKPIATDASVDGKCTSITTDEVKVPSSVSVSSPIHVCDDVVTTKGDCGLVCTGTQTSVEFCRHLSLQQCGVAVEHGVDSSLHSEGLLPKLRYGSRRMVKRLMRRLRLPSTWEATLIHSLNEARGNPHTVAAALTKQLDSSCGKLVLLPPITAVGGENLECCRTQYNTQRTDEVPRVQGGEGVSDEITHSPVRRMDGAPPLTVGEVSGAQPNKQRAFPLQTTNASAEDSNLSACVSGNTPEGPARPSFGGLDLDTGVGAVGRKGSIVGTPSGSSENQPGDANKTSTLRTKGASTAASGGLPLRAPRVGEDFQLQEVCKVNAPFADGSLRTDSIFQLPGLSCRETPSCEQSLPKAGLELSLSTDNKEASRMEGVGGAYFSGGKGGACPSEKFWTSSRSVDEANPVDPFATDGTLNRAVLQKTAFATPLTPPLISAAATEEGCVPPPPTLSVGTTEDKGIPSLPPPPPPPPPPVRGKVPENRRCCKTRSVPIDKTQYIAGSSAFCASEPVNLPGDFFQILAEEFKLAESSSTRKAPGLVAETIVSTDREKNVGVVLRVLRLPVSTIEECVRSFDDDTLSEECVASLAKVIPTKEERRLVESWINQDPAVEACKLHRLSTVSQFFVMCVSVDLYAERIECWNMRNEFNCRVEDLEQKLKRAHDGIRAALDTKRLPRVLQYILAIGNFLNAGSRYEDAKGFSISQLDQIIQFPTTDRKRTLLEHAVMVIERCEPDLHRFTQELLPKVEYAGGFDTVGVTSEIQYLRERLEKCVTLVHTIAEDNPWTSKLDPFLRSALPAMERIEQHHSDLEAVSEELAIFFCEDPKTFPMNKVMRCLSSFAKRYDGKRALLQGRKMNPSKNPRRAIRS